The following are from one region of the Etheostoma spectabile isolate EspeVRDwgs_2016 chromosome 2, UIUC_Espe_1.0, whole genome shotgun sequence genome:
- the spag5 gene encoding sperm-associated antigen 5, giving the protein MSSRKSSSSVGGLLSSKCVERTPLRSLQNELLHPSTPSRFKSKSLLNADVKLTMADVPLCDPKNPMQSPTSDSVIQISAFTIDDTTCTETACGLGDVTYKSFVCPGGEVEVTGSAACAEESIILPMNQGIKSIQETEDTVISDSIIVQSCSDHVDHPYYNPEMKDASLIDVDAACLCEISNSKLTHEDLDDKHAQDFRAFQNDCFEEKDVTWKSFVCDGGEVEVPDVTRLQEETIPLPKEQLGEPIQDNSVNLTNLSDSGQLCHVEHSDHPYFSSDNGICLITSFPDTTNTPEKPAVGLSDATIKSFNCSGGVIFGGAKLADEAVPLPADQTATCSESYNYGIEPGMFASDQYVQNSNEHSDLPHCNMENYPLGEPLPFSLDVVDEDKPISLVLQDYQTGRQAETTLSSFISARKDVEIPNGTRLSQKMFPLPDDQAVISQPLDYNGIPTSLTQDHVQDDYEKSNIHVENEVVVDTDPPTISTSSLTDTSSKALDDKSVKCQMQETSKDLMHPVDSALPMLYRSESSDGSHTLVEVHEKHVSQVQISSEFHKSSEDKDCALGSPGNGLILCDSAEKPWSENLPNVLKVQSECPSVASRLPFGILSPIVRRASLAVLKAFKGPAFDQFCDESAFNGGTSFVADCCSNFDQPGLLGEHLVSPMPRPLLNSTALDCKPEPVTEPVDVRAKPCAVSQPEPVTEPLKEPCAVPQIEGEVLDMPMIPDGPLQLQLRQMAEFLFLASGKMGPATTALRPAAVMVPSASATPAESHSVCVGTTPVKWLDHSVNTSGQFERKRDFSVVDACTLTDPLLWNLPPYGLEGLPRQELEQGLRSSMIMVEALVQQLTAARANGCSSAGPAPSDLREKLVQTDHTELSQNTMYRDLYLEALNRVRDLETDSSSLQNLTQCMQDMRVTMTSLSCDTDAALSNMKQLGDNVREDHQSLVLHYDQMKSLFEKTKEMQTTMMQKVKDALHQRDDMTIQMEEAFRVKKAAFSAMEQLRTHCATEISALERIVGSQQELSSALNQTYPQQVALNQAYTEMLNSASDVLSTTMDEQSSLMNELCTVRGLMQKTAPMLLKLNEKAAAALRERDEHMSARDQAVEEGEQIKEELNQAYMNLQSAREQIGDLNLQVTILTSEMGVLRQKLTEREEERGPLERKVTELSATVSSTLASYTFLEQALGAETTKLKQSWKEIQLAKDRANELETSLGQSEQRVADLSKALAQNEEQLSQLQLLSQSQNLQIQQLQDVCTQLGGVREMNEFLQMENELAREQVVESERMLMANLQALRERNIQCEDLKRELGQFQLENRSLHKELESTKSRVSATQMELGEKLAQAVTEITLLHHTLRGLTNEIHAALNDQKPEPKKDKESHAVHTMERCHPSSSFVDSIMVALTSEKEEDASTETPPGSGPSDTPEPLRETLFSETSAFTRIAITPKKNFSTVAFEPEEDDQSSMAELFVGLGSTVTELISTLKLLRQRKDAQLEELHNTISVLQVEQQAADDRHKAEVFELKHQLSRLNSLFEKGNQALQQKAQDEKTVTKLMAEIQETQETLIKHKADSNELRKEVVELRRSLQQSKVECQFLREELRKAGSQAGSQSANPAHFMEEKIQLLREVERLKLCLQEGEQARVKLLDRAKRHQMIHQTNQQKSENELQMLNKVINKVRETLLSLPVVVKNCEQLEQLMEYIG; this is encoded by the exons ATGTCCTCCAGGAAATCAAGTTCCAGTGTGGGAGGCTTG CTTTCAAGCAAATGTGTAGAGCGTACCCCTCTGAGAAGCCTGCAGAATGAATTGCTGCATCCGTCAACTCCATCACGGTTCAAATCGAAATCACTTCTCAATGCAGATGTGAAACTGACAATG GCTGATGTTCCTTTATGTGACCCAAAAAACCCCATGCAGTCTCCTACATCCGACTCAGTGATTCAAATCAGTGCTTTCACTATTGATGATACCACTTGTACAGAAACAGCTTGTGGACTTGGAGATGTAACATATAAATCCTTCGTCTGTCCTGGTGGGGAGGTTGAGGTTACAGGCTCAGCAGCGTGTGCAGAAGAGAGTATTATTTTGCCCATGAACCAGGGTATAAAAAGCATTCAAGAAACAGAAGATACAGTCATCTCTGACAGTATAATAGTTCAGTCATGCAGTGACCACGTTGATCACCCCTATTACAATCCTGAGATGAAAGATGCTTCCTTGATTGACGTTGATGCAGCATGTCTCTGTGAAATTTCAAACTCTAAACTAACTCATGAAGACTTGGATGACAAACACGCACAAGATTTCAGAGCTTTTCAGAATGACTGCTTTGAAGAGAAAGATGTCACTTGGAAATCCTTTGTTTGTGATGGCGGTGAGGTGGAAGTTCCTGATGTCACCAGACTACAAGAAGAGACCATTCCTCTGCCCAAGGAACAGCTGGGTGAACCTATACAAGACAACAGTGTAAATTTAACAAATCTCTCAGATTCTGGCCAATTATGTCACGTTGAacactcggatcatccctactTTAGCAGTGACAATGGTATTTGTCTCATCACCTCCTTCCCTGACACAACAAATACTCCTGAAAAACCTGCCGTTGGACTGAGTGATGCAACCATCAAATCATTTAACTGCAGTGGAGGTGTGATTTTTGGTGGTGCCAAACTTGCAGATGAGGCTGTTCCTCTACCAGCTGACCAAACTGCAACCTGCAGTGAGTCATACAATTATGGTATAGAGCCAGGCATGTTTGCTAGTGACCAATATGTGCAAAACAGTAATGAGCATTCAGATCTCCCACACTGCAATATGGAAAATTACCCATTGGGGGAACCATTACCATTCAGCCTTGATGTTGTGGATGAGGATAAACCAATAAGCTTGGTGTTGCAAGATTACCAGACTGGCAGACAGGCAGAAACTACATTGAGCTCTTTCATCAGTGCCAGAAAGGATGTTGAAATACCAAATGGCACTCGATTGTCTCAGAAGATGTTCCCTCTGCCTGACGACCAGGCTGTGATCAGCCAGCCCCTAGATTACAATGGTATACCTACTTCGCTTACACAGGATCACGTTCAAGATGACTATGAGAAATCTAACATTCATGTGGAAAATGAAGTTGTGGTTGATACTGACCCACCAACTATCAGTACATCTTCACTGACTGACACATCTTCAAAGGCACTGGATGATAAATCAGTTAAGTGTCAAATGCAAGAAACCTCTAAGGACTTGATGCATCCTGTGGACAGTGCATTGCCTATGCTTTATAGATCTGAGTCTTCTGACGGAAGCCATACACTTGTGGAAGTGCATGAGAAACACGTATCTCAAGTGCAAATCAGCAGTGAATTCCATAAATCCAGTGAGGACAAAGACTGTGCTCTCGGTTCACCTGGGAATGGCTTGATTCTTTGTGACTCTGCAGAAAAACCTTGGTCAGAAAACCTCCCTAATGTTTTGAAAGTGCAGTCAGAATGTCCCTCAGTAGCATCACGTTTGCCATTTGGGATCCTCAGTCCGATTGTTAGAAGAGCCTCTCTCGCTGTATTAAAGGCTTTTAAGGGTCCTGCTTTTGACCAATTTTGTGATGAGTCTGCTTTCAATGGTGGAACGAGCTTTGTGGCTGATTGTTGTTCAAATTTTGACCAACCTGGGTTATTGGGAGAGCACCTGGTGAGCCCCATGCCACGTCCTCTGTTAAACTCTACAGCACTAGATTGCAAGCCAGAACCAGTCACTGAGCCCGTTGATGTGCGTGCAAAGCCTTGTGCAGTGTCCCagccagagccagttactgagCCACTTAAAGAGCCATGTGCAGTGCCTCAGATTGAAGGGGAGGTTCTGGATATGCCTATGATTCCAGATGGTCCCCTTCAGCTGCAGCTTCGGCAGATGGCCGAGTTCCTTTTCTTGGCATCAGGAAAGATGGGTCCTGCTACTACCGCTCTGCGTCCTGCTGCTGTCATGGTCCCATCGGCATCAGCTACTCCTGCAGAATCCCACAGTGTCTGTGTGGGTACCACTCCTGTTAAATGGTTAGACCATAGTGTCAATACATCTGGCCAGTTTGAGCGAAAGAGGGATTTCTCTGTGGTTGATGCCTGCACTCTGACTGACCCCCTCCTGTGGAA TCTACCTCCGTACGGCCTTGAGGGTCTCCCCAGACAAGAGCTGGAGCAAGGGTTAAGGTCTAGCATGATCATGGTTGAGGCTCTTGTGCAGCAGTTGACTGCAGCCAGGGCAAATGGATGTTCTTCTGCAGGCCCTGCACCCTCAGACCTCAGGGAGAAACTAGTGCAAACAGACCATACTGAACTCAGTCAG aaCACAATGTACAGAGACCTATATTTGGAGGCTCTAAACAGGGTTCGGGATTTGGAGACGGACAGTAGTTCTTTACAGAACCTCACCCAGTGTATGCAGGACATGAGGGTCACCATG ACATCTTTGAGTTGTGACACAGATGCTGCTCTCTCTAACATGAAGCAACTGGGAGACAATGTCAGAGAGGACCATCAAAGCCTTGTTTTACAT TACGATCAGATGAAGTCTCTATTtgagaaaacaaaggaaatgcAGACAACAATGATGCAGAAGGTCAAAGATGCTCTTCACCAAAGAGATGACATGACGATACAGATGGAGGAGGCCTTCAGAGTCAAGAAGGCG GCCTTCAGTGCGATGGAACAATTGAGGACACACTGTGCTACAGAAATCTCAGCACTGGAAAGGATTGTGGGGTCTCAGCAAGAACTGTCATCTGCCCTAAACCAGACTTACCCACAACAG GTTGCATTAAACCAGGCATACACTGAAATGCTGAATTCTGCTTCTGATGTTTTGTCCACAACCATGGATGAACAATCCAGTTTGATGAATGAA CTCTGCACAGTTAGAGGCCTGATGCAGAAAACTGCTCCCATGCTTCTGAAGCTGAATGAGAAGGCAGCTGCTGCtttgagagagagggatgaacaTATGTCTGCAAGAGACCAAGCTGTTGAAGAGGGAGAGCAG ATCAAAGAAGAATTAAACCAAGCTTACATGAATCTCCAATCTGCCAGAGAACAGATTGGTGATTTAAATCTGCAGGTGACAATTCTGACCTCAG AGATGGGTGTGCTGCGTCAGAAGCTAACcgaaagggaggaagagaggggtcCGCTGGAGAGGAAGGTGACTGAGCTGTCTGCCACCGTTTCCTCCACTTTGGCTTCCTACACCTTCTTGGAACAGGCCCTTGGTGCTGAGACTACAAA GTTGAAGCAGTCGTGGAAGGAAATCCAGCTAGCAAAGGACAGAGCAAATGA GTTGGAGACGTCACTGGGTCAGTCAGAGCAGCGGGTTGCTGACTTAAGTAAGGCTCTGGCTCAAAATGAGGAGCAGCTCAGTCAGCTGCAGCTCCTCTCGCAGTCACAGAACCTGCAGATCCAGCAACTCCAGGATGTTTGCACTCAACTTGGTGGTGTGCGGGAGATGAACGAG TTCTTACAGATGGAGAATGAGTTGGCTAGGGAGCAGGTGGTTGAAAGTGAGCGTATGCTGATGGCCAACCTCCAGGCGCTCCGGGAGAGGAACATCCAGTGTGAGGACCTAAAAAGAGAACTTGGTCAATTTCA GCTTGAGAACAGGAGTTTGCACAAGGAGCTGGAAAGTACAAAGTCCAGAGTCAGTGCAACCCAGATGGAGCTTGGAGAGAAACTGGCACAGGCGGTCACCGAAATTACATTGCTGCATCACACGCTGCGAGGACTGACTAATGAAATACACGCAGCGCTCAATGACCAG AAACCAGAACCCAAGAAGGATAAAGAGTCTCATGCAGTCCACACCATGGAGCGTTGTCACCCCTCCAGCTCTTTTGTTGATAGCATCATGGTAGCACTAACTTCTGAGAAGGAGGAAGATGCCTCAACAGAGACACCACCTGGATCAG GCCCGTCAGACACGCCCGAGCCACTGCGTGAAACTTTGTTCAGCGAGACGAGTGCCTTCACACGCATTGCCATCACCCCTAAAAAGAATTTCAGTACAGTGGCGTTTGAGCCTGAAGAAGACGATCAAAGCAGCATGGCAGAGCTGTTCGTTGGCCTGGGAAGCACCGTCACAGAACTTATCAGCACCCTGAAACTGCTGCGACAGCGTAAAGATGCTCAGCTGGAGGAGCTGCACAACACCAT CTCTGTCCTGCAGGTGGAGCAGCAGGCTGCAGACGACAGACACAAGGCGGAGGTGTTTGAACTTAAACATCAACTCAGCCGTCTGAACAGCTTGTTTGAGAAGGGAAATCAGGCACTGCAGCAGAAAGCTCAG GATGAGAAAACTGTGACAAAGTTGATGGCAGAAATACAAGAGACCCAGGAAACTCTAATTAAACACAAGGCCGACAGTAAC GAATTGCGGAAGGAGGTGGTTGAGCTTCGCCGTTCTCTCCAGCAGTCAAAGGTGGAGTGTCAATTCCTGCGGGAGGAGTTGAGGAAAGCTGGAAGCCAAGCTGGTAGCCAGTCAGCTAATCCGGCACATTTCATGGAAGAGAAGATTCAGTTATTGAGAGAG GTTGAAAGACTGAAGTTGTGTCTTCAGGAGGGGGAGCAGGCCAGAGTTAAACTCCTTGATAGAGCAAAAAGACAT CAAATGATCCACCAGACCAACCAGCAGAAAAGTGAGAATGAGCTTCAGATGTTAAACAAAGTCATTAATAAAGTCAGAGAG ACTCTGCTGTCTTTGCCTGTGGTTGTAAAGAATTGTGAACAACTGGAACAGCTTATGGAATACATTGGCTAA
- the foxe1 gene encoding forkhead box protein E1 — protein MTMPVVKVEKDSPADNTLSASNPPLQTEEQSRGRRRKRPLQRGKPPYSYIALISMAIANSPDRKLTLGGIYKFITERFPFYRDNSKKWQNSIRHNLTLNDCFIKIPREPGRPGKGNYWALDPNAEDMFESGSFLRRRKRFKRCDLSTYTSYVHETPVFSPVQIARSAAYTNSVYNNMTVSPAYGQQLHSAYYPSSSPPGFGPGQTRMFSINNLIGHQTPASMLGGQGPEVMQQPGRSFSPEGLPNGSSPCSLGAQAFQSQPCGGAVSSRSSTHPGFTYSGPHGHPHHHTHQGSYGQGHTQGYAATGRLHSSAHGSVESMDHYGRVSPVQLGSFSQYNSAASPITNTGGYLRHPTYPGNMDRFVSAI, from the coding sequence ATGACAATGCCTGTGGTCAAGGTGGAGAAAGACTCTCCAGCAGACAACACCTTGTCTGCCTCCAACCCTCCACTGCAGACAGAGGAGCAGTCCAGAGGTCGGAGAAGGAAGAGACCTCTCCAGCGAGGGAAACCTCCTTACAGCTACATTGCACTCATTTCCATGGCTATCGCCAACTCCCCTGACCGCAAGCTGACTTTGGGGGGCATCTACAAATTTATCACAGAACGCTTCCCCTTCTACAGAGACAATTCAAAGAAATGGCAGAACTCCATCCGCCATAACTTGACTCTTAATGACTGCTTTATCAAGATCCCCCGAGAGCCGGGGCGGCCAGGGAAGGGCAACTACTGGGCCTTAGACCCAAATGCAGAGGACATGTTTGAGAGTGGCAGCTTCCTGAGGCGCAGGAAGAGGTTTAAGCGCTGTGACTTGAGCACTTACACCTCATATGTCCATGAGACACCAGTTTTCTCTCCTGTCCAGATTGCCAGATCAGCCGCATATACCAACTCAGTCTACAACAACATGACAGTCAGTCCGGCCTACGGGCAGCAGCTGCACTCCGCCTATTATCCCTCTTCATCTCCTCCCGGGTTTGGACCTGGGCAGACCCGCATGTTCAGCATCAATAACCTCATAGGACACCAGACTCCAGCAAGCATGCTGGGAGGTCAAGGGCCAGAGGTGATGCAGCAGCCCGGGCGGAGCTTCAGTCCTGAGGGGCTCCCAAACGGATCCAGTCCCTGCAGCCTGGGAGCCCAGGCTTTCCAGAGTCAACCATGTGGAGGGGCCGTATCATCACGCTCCTCTACGCATCCCGGGTTCACCTACTCCGGGCCACACGGCCACCCACACCATCATACACATCAGGGCTCGTATGGACAGGGCCACACCCAAGGGTATGCAGCAACCGGACGCCTCCATTCCTCAGCCCACGGGTCTGTGGAGTCCATGGACCATTACGGAAGGGTCTCCCCAGTGCAGTTGGGCTCTTTCTCCCAGTATAACAGTGCTGCAAGTCCTATCACCAACACTGGGGGTTACCTGAGACATCCAACGTACCCAGGGAATATGGACAGGTTTGTGTCTGCTATCTGA